A genomic region of Mycolicibacterium poriferae contains the following coding sequences:
- a CDS encoding rhodanese-like domain-containing protein yields the protein MTEARAFFAAKLAFEIDPADLAALRAAGRAPVVVDTRSLPAWQQGRVPGAVHIPGADLASRATAVLPDRDADIVVYCWGPGCNGATKAAHALAELGYSRVRELIGGFEYWVREGFAIQSDQGRTRRPVDPLTAVPPAAVGNDEDSRTPV from the coding sequence ATGACAGAAGCCCGCGCGTTCTTCGCCGCCAAACTCGCCTTCGAGATCGACCCCGCCGACCTGGCCGCCCTCCGCGCGGCCGGCAGAGCTCCCGTCGTCGTCGATACCCGCTCATTACCGGCGTGGCAGCAGGGGCGCGTGCCAGGCGCCGTGCACATCCCCGGCGCCGACCTCGCGTCGCGCGCCACCGCTGTGCTGCCGGACCGGGACGCCGACATCGTCGTGTACTGCTGGGGCCCGGGTTGCAACGGAGCGACCAAGGCCGCGCACGCCCTGGCCGAACTGGGCTACTCGCGGGTGCGTGAGTTGATCGGCGGCTTCGAGTACTGGGTCCGGGAAGGGTTCGCGATCCAGTCGGACCAGGGCCGGACGCGCCGCCCCGTGGACCCGCTGACCGCCGTCCCGCCGGCCGCGGTCGGCAACGACGAGGATTCGCGCACACCGGTATAG